The Streptomyces clavuligerus genome includes a region encoding these proteins:
- a CDS encoding cytochrome P450, with protein MVDTAPPGPSDAPSYPQPRPCPYQPPPAYERLGAQAPLSRVTLFDGRAVWFVTGYPEARQLLADPRISADRERPEFPITAPRLRAEVSRRFILLSMDAPVHGEYRRLLNPDFSRKRIASLRPVVQSVVDDHLDRMLEQGPPADLLRDFALPVPSRVISELLGLPPEDTELFQRLSGRLLRAGSADDAQEAARELGDYLGALTARPPEGPGPGLIARLAHDEVATGRLSHADLVRIALVILLAGHETTASTITLGTVTLLDHPEQLARMRSDPATVPGAVEEILRCVAVTDLAGVRVATADIPVAGQIIRAGEGVLLSSTMANRDRRVHTDPDTFDIDRTGRHHLSFGYGIHQCLGQSLARMELEIAFSALFTRIPTLRLAVPVDRLPTRPPSSGAIQGFDELPVTW; from the coding sequence ATGGTGGACACCGCCCCGCCGGGCCCGTCCGACGCACCGTCCTACCCGCAGCCGAGGCCCTGCCCCTATCAACCGCCGCCCGCCTACGAGCGTCTGGGCGCGCAGGCGCCGCTGTCCCGGGTCACCCTCTTCGACGGCCGCGCCGTCTGGTTCGTCACCGGCTATCCCGAGGCGCGTCAGCTCCTCGCGGACCCACGGATATCCGCCGACCGTGAACGCCCGGAGTTCCCGATCACCGCGCCCCGTCTGCGGGCCGAGGTCTCCCGGCGGTTCATCCTCCTCAGCATGGACGCGCCCGTCCACGGCGAGTACCGGCGGCTGCTCAACCCGGACTTCAGCCGCAAACGGATCGCGAGCCTGCGGCCTGTCGTCCAGTCCGTCGTGGACGACCATCTGGACCGGATGCTGGAGCAGGGGCCGCCCGCCGACCTCCTGCGCGACTTCGCGCTGCCCGTGCCGTCCCGGGTGATCTCCGAACTGCTGGGGCTGCCCCCGGAGGACACGGAGCTCTTCCAGCGGCTCTCCGGCCGGCTGCTGCGGGCCGGCAGCGCCGACGACGCCCAGGAGGCCGCCCGCGAACTCGGCGACTACCTCGGCGCCCTGACCGCCCGGCCGCCCGAAGGGCCCGGTCCCGGGCTGATCGCCCGGCTCGCCCATGACGAGGTCGCCACGGGGCGGCTCAGCCACGCCGACCTGGTACGGATCGCCCTCGTCATCCTGCTCGCCGGGCACGAGACCACGGCGTCCACCATCACGCTGGGCACCGTCACCCTGCTCGACCACCCCGAGCAGCTCGCCCGTATGCGGTCCGATCCGGCCACCGTGCCGGGGGCGGTGGAGGAGATCCTGCGCTGTGTCGCGGTCACCGATCTCGCGGGGGTGAGGGTCGCCACCGCCGACATCCCGGTCGCCGGGCAGATCATTCGCGCCGGTGAAGGCGTTCTGCTGTCCAGCACGATGGCCAACCGGGACCGGCGCGTCCACACAGACCCGGACACCTTCGACATCGACCGCACCGGACGCCACCATCTGTCCTTCGGCTACGGCATCCACCAGTGCCTCGGCCAGAGCCTGGCCCGGATGGAGCTGGAGATCGCGTTCTCGGCCCTCTTCACCCGTATCCCCACCCTGCGGCTGGCCGTTCCCGTCGACCGGCTGCCCACCAGGCCGCCGAGCAGCGGCGCCATCCAGGGTTTCGACGAGCTGCCGGTGACCTGGTGA
- a CDS encoding ferredoxin: protein MSTTGPDGARVTADRGACIGAAQCVYSAPAVFDHDDDGVVVVVDPRPGPQVWDAVREAVDLCPVQAVLLRLTAGGS from the coding sequence GTGAGCACCACCGGGCCGGACGGGGCCCGGGTCACCGCCGACCGGGGAGCCTGCATCGGCGCCGCCCAGTGCGTCTACAGCGCTCCCGCCGTCTTCGACCACGACGACGACGGAGTTGTCGTCGTGGTCGACCCGCGCCCCGGCCCCCAGGTGTGGGACGCCGTCCGGGAGGCCGTGGACCTCTGTCCCGTTCAGGCGGTCCTGCTGCGTCTCACGGCCGGGGGGAGCTGA
- a CDS encoding flavodoxin family protein, with protein MSSDTHPGTQSQSLSPSQSPSSFSSQPQPQPAAGVSAGAGAERSFLFVLGSSRADGNTEILARAAAAQLPAGVRQEWVDLRELDLPDFQDGRHENGSWPVGEAERKLRELTLAATDVVLVTPLYWYTVSAQMKRYLDYWSGWARDRELGFQRQMAGRTLWGVTVMAEREESIADGLLITLNNSAGYLRMRFGGVLLGNGSRPGQVRDDERAAVRAKTFFAQEAPLAQYPGTGE; from the coding sequence ATGAGCTCAGATACCCACCCCGGTACCCAGTCCCAGTCCCTGTCCCCGTCCCAGTCCCCGTCCTCGTTCTCATCCCAGCCGCAGCCGCAGCCCGCCGCCGGCGTCTCCGCCGGTGCCGGCGCCGAGCGCTCCTTCCTCTTCGTCCTCGGCAGCTCGCGCGCCGACGGCAACACCGAGATCCTGGCCCGTGCCGCCGCCGCGCAACTTCCCGCCGGTGTACGACAGGAGTGGGTGGATCTGCGGGAGCTGGATCTGCCCGACTTCCAGGACGGCCGGCACGAGAACGGCTCCTGGCCGGTGGGCGAAGCCGAGCGGAAACTGCGCGAACTGACACTGGCGGCCACCGATGTCGTCCTCGTCACCCCGCTGTACTGGTACACGGTCTCCGCGCAGATGAAGCGCTATCTCGACTACTGGTCGGGCTGGGCCCGCGACCGTGAGCTCGGATTCCAGCGGCAGATGGCGGGCCGCACCCTGTGGGGTGTCACCGTCATGGCCGAACGTGAGGAGAGCATCGCCGACGGGCTCCTCATCACCCTCAACAACTCGGCGGGATATCTCCGGATGCGCTTCGGCGGCGTCCTGCTGGGCAATGGCTCCCGGCCCGGACAGGTCCGCGACGACGAGCGGGCGGCGGTCCGCGCCAAGACCTTCTTCGCCCAGGAGGCACCGCTCGCGCAGTACCCCGGGACCGGGGAGTAG
- a CDS encoding RidA family protein, translating to MAILDVFSFDIPAESDFGYVQAIRSGELIHVSGQLSFDESGDFVHAGDFAAQLRRTHANMDRVLDRFGATRKQVVSQTVYVVDLPRNAAATAEGNLAYFGDHRPAATVVGVTDLTLPGQVVEISFVIDVRLPV from the coding sequence ATGGCCATCCTCGATGTCTTCAGCTTTGACATACCGGCCGAGAGCGACTTCGGCTATGTACAGGCGATCAGGTCCGGTGAGCTGATCCATGTCTCCGGACAGCTCTCCTTCGACGAGTCGGGGGACTTTGTCCACGCGGGCGACTTCGCCGCCCAGCTCCGGCGGACCCACGCCAACATGGACCGGGTCCTGGACCGCTTCGGCGCCACCCGGAAGCAGGTCGTCTCGCAGACCGTGTACGTGGTGGACCTGCCGCGGAACGCGGCGGCGACGGCGGAGGGCAATCTGGCGTACTTCGGCGACCACCGCCCCGCCGCCACGGTCGTGGGCGTCACCGACCTGACCCTCCCCGGCCAGGTCGTCGAGATCAGCTTCGTCATCGATGTCCGGCTGCCCGTGTGA
- a CDS encoding winged helix-turn-helix transcriptional regulator, translated as MVTQHLLKDLPENADLRRADSLAREIFSDVANKWALLIIEALGERTLRFSELRNEVEGISHKMLTQNLRMLERNGLVDRTVYPTVPPRVEYTLTEPGRALRAAVDVICGWTHQHLGHIEQARERFDV; from the coding sequence ATGGTGACCCAACATCTGCTCAAGGATCTGCCCGAGAACGCCGACCTGAGGCGCGCGGACTCCCTGGCGCGGGAGATCTTCTCGGACGTCGCCAACAAGTGGGCGCTGCTGATCATCGAGGCGCTCGGCGAGCGCACCCTGCGCTTCAGCGAGCTGCGGAACGAGGTCGAGGGCATCAGCCACAAGATGCTCACGCAGAACCTGCGCATGCTGGAGCGCAATGGCCTGGTCGACCGGACGGTGTATCCCACCGTGCCGCCGCGGGTCGAGTACACCCTCACCGAACCGGGCCGGGCCCTGCGCGCCGCGGTCGACGTCATCTGCGGCTGGACGCATCAGCACCTCGGTCATATCGAGCAGGCCCGTGAACGTTTCGACGTCTGA